A single genomic interval of Rhododendron vialii isolate Sample 1 chromosome 3a, ASM3025357v1 harbors:
- the LOC131320741 gene encoding VQ motif-containing protein 25 codes for MFIMEMMKKQTYVANTASSALAIHRDSQVISKAKPKVRIIHIVAPEIIKTDAANFRELVQRLTGKPTEDDTKKKQRIPRKELPGGKIEMRSRFRSMEFRERIKGEEEIMWGGENQSTGGFLNGFGDLDGFMKELNEFPLFPSDSNSHTDTLGGTQLA; via the coding sequence ATGTTCATCATGGAGATGATGAAGAAACAAACATACGTTGCAAACACAGCTTCATCAGCTCTAGCTATCCACAGAGACTCACAAGTAATATCGAAAGCGAAGCCAAAGGTTCGAATAATTCACATAGTTGCGCCAGAAATCATCAAGACGGACGCCGCGAATTTCCGGGAATTGGTGCAAAGGCTCACCGGAAAGCCAACAGAAGATGACACGAAGAAGAAACAGAGGATTCCAAGAAAAGAACTCCCAGGAGGGAAAATCGAAATGCGATCCAGGTTTCGGTCTATGGAGTTCAGAGAGAGAATCAAGGGGGAAGAAGAGATTATGTGGGGAGGCGAAAATCAAAGTACCGGTGGATTTCTAAATGGGTTCGGTGATTTGGACGGGTTCATGAAAGAGCTGAATGAATTTCCTCTGTTTCCTTCGGATTCTAACTCTCACACGGATACACTTGGAGGGACACAACTTGCCTAG